A genome region from Nitrospirota bacterium includes the following:
- a CDS encoding molybdopterin-dependent oxidoreductase, whose translation MTASQNNEQIFKSVCRICHGGCGAILHVKDDRVIKVKGDPESPLSKGWMCIKGLSTPEIANHPDRLKDPLKRKGERGGGEWEKISWEQALDEIASRVDAIRKESGAESVALGQGTGRHHYMHTVRFANQLGTPNWYEPGLAQCFIPRITVSNLTYGNFIVGDYYGDTQPKCILFWGHNPLISGPDGELSIVVRRSLDKGAIGIAIDPRRSETAKKCALWLPVRPGTDAALALAMINVIIKEEIYDKEFVEKWTFGFDKLKGHVAPFTPEWAEAITWVPAADIVKAAKMYAVNKPAVLEWGLGLEQNSNSLQTVRSIAILRALTGNIDIPGGDIIGMNIVRGYPTLKDKLPDGMSKKRLGAESFKLLGGWRAFMPSAHIPALFKAMRTGEPYRIRALLIFGNNPLTTVANSREVYESLQKLDLLIVTDLFMTPTAAIADYVLPAAFWPEVEQVIGYPLVAENIVMAQQKTTETGQCRQDEWIMDELSVRLNLPGSEQSFKDIINYQLSPLGINFHELKERGFVSPPHVYKKYEKDGFRTPSKKVELYCKALEKMGYEPLPTYKEPPESPLQSPELAREFPYVLTTGSRRLEFFHSEHRQIKSLRNRRPYPQVEIHSHTAIKHGIKQGDWVIVSSPRGRIRLKALITEDIHPDVINVEHGWWFPEKPGPDYGVWESNANLLTNNAPPYDPAFGSYQLRGLLCRIQKEEG comes from the coding sequence ATGACAGCTTCACAAAATAACGAACAGATTTTTAAAAGCGTCTGCAGGATATGTCATGGCGGCTGCGGGGCAATTCTCCATGTAAAAGACGACAGGGTGATCAAGGTAAAAGGCGACCCTGAATCGCCTTTAAGCAAGGGCTGGATGTGCATCAAAGGGCTTAGTACTCCCGAAATTGCCAATCATCCTGACCGACTGAAAGACCCGCTGAAACGGAAAGGCGAAAGAGGCGGCGGGGAATGGGAAAAAATTTCATGGGAGCAGGCGCTTGATGAAATAGCCTCAAGGGTTGATGCCATCAGGAAAGAATCAGGCGCCGAGTCTGTTGCATTAGGACAGGGTACAGGACGCCACCACTATATGCATACCGTACGGTTTGCAAACCAGCTTGGCACCCCGAACTGGTATGAGCCGGGGCTTGCACAATGTTTTATCCCGCGTATCACGGTAAGCAACCTTACCTACGGTAACTTTATCGTCGGGGATTATTACGGAGATACCCAGCCAAAGTGCATACTCTTCTGGGGACATAATCCGCTAATTTCAGGGCCTGACGGGGAATTATCCATTGTTGTAAGAAGGTCTCTGGATAAAGGCGCTATCGGCATAGCAATAGACCCGAGGCGTTCAGAAACAGCAAAAAAATGCGCCCTGTGGCTGCCGGTGCGCCCCGGCACTGATGCTGCACTGGCGCTTGCCATGATTAATGTGATCATAAAAGAAGAGATTTATGACAAAGAATTTGTAGAAAAATGGACCTTTGGATTTGACAAATTAAAAGGCCATGTAGCCCCATTTACTCCTGAATGGGCGGAGGCTATTACATGGGTACCGGCGGCGGATATTGTTAAGGCGGCAAAAATGTATGCTGTAAATAAACCCGCAGTGCTTGAATGGGGACTGGGCCTTGAGCAAAATTCAAATTCACTGCAAACCGTGAGGTCCATAGCCATACTGCGCGCCCTGACAGGAAATATTGACATTCCGGGCGGTGATATCATAGGGATGAATATAGTTCGCGGCTACCCTACCCTGAAGGACAAACTGCCTGACGGCATGTCAAAAAAACGCCTTGGGGCTGAAAGTTTCAAACTCCTTGGCGGCTGGCGCGCATTCATGCCCTCTGCACACATCCCAGCGCTGTTTAAGGCAATGCGGACAGGAGAGCCTTACAGGATAAGGGCCTTACTGATTTTCGGAAACAATCCGTTGACCACAGTCGCCAATTCCAGAGAAGTCTATGAATCCCTCCAAAAACTGGACCTTCTAATTGTAACAGATCTTTTTATGACGCCCACTGCTGCTATAGCTGACTATGTACTCCCTGCAGCCTTCTGGCCCGAGGTAGAGCAGGTTATCGGCTATCCGCTTGTCGCTGAAAATATTGTTATGGCACAGCAAAAGACAACTGAGACAGGGCAATGCCGTCAGGATGAATGGATTATGGATGAACTTTCCGTGAGATTGAACTTGCCCGGCTCGGAGCAGAGTTTTAAAGACATCATAAATTATCAGTTGTCTCCTCTGGGCATTAATTTCCATGAGCTTAAAGAACGAGGTTTTGTGTCCCCTCCTCACGTGTATAAAAAATATGAAAAAGACGGTTTCCGAACACCTTCTAAGAAGGTTGAGCTTTATTGTAAGGCGCTTGAAAAAATGGGTTATGAGCCGCTGCCGACTTACAAGGAACCTCCTGAAAGTCCGTTGCAGTCTCCTGAACTTGCAAGGGAATTCCCTTATGTACTTACTACAGGAAGCAGAAGGCTGGAGTTTTTTCACAGCGAACACCGCCAGATAAAATCCCTGCGGAACCGCAGGCCGTATCCACAGGTGGAAATTCACTCCCATACAGCCATAAAACACGGTATTAAACAGGGTGACTGGGTAATAGTGAGTTCACCGCGGGGCCGTATACGGTTAAAGGCATTAATCACGGAAGATATTCATCCTGATGTTATCAATGTTGAACACGGATGGTGGTTCCCTGAAAAGCCGGGACCTGATTACGGGGTATGGGAATCAAATGCCAATCTGCTGACCAATAAT
- a CDS encoding glycosyltransferase, with translation MILYSVIIPAYNADGTIGKCLESLMNQSVPKEAYEIIVLDDGSTDSTAEKAKKFSVRYFFQTNQGPATARNAGAKEAKGEIILFTDSDCIPGKNWIEKMAVPFNNPEVMAVKGAYKTEQKTLTARFAQIEFEERFNMLKKTESIDMVDTYSAGYRKSVFISLGGFDPSFPVANNEDTELSYKMSRSGYKMVFNPDAIVYHLNHPDSVKRYARLKFWRGYWRMVVYKRYPDKMLKDSYTPQSLKLQILFLFLFLTCLPLTWLLPNLMFYPVILCLILFILSTLPFIRLALTRDLIVALLSPFFLSVRAVSLGTGTFWAILSQKNLK, from the coding sequence GGAGGCTTACGAAATAATAGTGCTTGACGACGGGTCAACGGACAGCACCGCTGAAAAAGCAAAAAAGTTTTCCGTAAGATATTTTTTCCAGACAAATCAGGGTCCTGCTACAGCAAGAAACGCAGGCGCCAAGGAGGCTAAGGGAGAGATAATACTTTTTACGGATTCTGACTGCATCCCGGGAAAAAACTGGATAGAAAAAATGGCCGTGCCCTTCAATAATCCTGAGGTTATGGCAGTCAAAGGAGCATATAAAACAGAGCAAAAAACACTGACAGCGCGGTTTGCGCAGATAGAATTTGAAGAACGATTCAATATGCTGAAAAAAACTGAATCTATTGATATGGTAGATACATATTCTGCAGGTTACAGGAAATCGGTTTTTATTTCATTAGGCGGCTTTGACCCGTCTTTTCCTGTTGCAAATAATGAAGATACGGAACTTTCATACAAAATGTCTCGGTCGGGCTATAAAATGGTTTTCAATCCTGACGCAATTGTTTATCATTTGAACCACCCCGATTCTGTAAAGAGATATGCCCGTCTTAAATTCTGGAGGGGATACTGGAGAATGGTTGTCTATAAAAGATATCCAGACAAGATGTTGAAGGATTCATATACTCCTCAGAGCTTAAAATTACAAATACTTTTTTTATTTTTATTCTTAACATGCTTGCCTCTTACATGGTTACTGCCAAATCTGATGTTTTATCCTGTAATCCTCTGTCTGATTTTATTTATTCTGTCAACCCTCCCATTCATCAGGCTGGCGCTTACAAGAGATTTAATTGTCGCCCTGCTATCGCCATTTTTTCTATCGGTGAGGGCAGTTTCGCTGGGCACAGGCACTTTCTGGGCGATACTATCACAAAAAAATCTAAAATGA